Proteins from a genomic interval of Pseudomonas sp. RC10:
- the metR gene encoding transcriptional regulator MetR: MLEIRHLKTLHALREADSLVDAADRLHLTQSALSHQFKELEERMGMPLFVRKTKPVRFTSAGLRLLQLADSVLPQLRNAERDISRLAGGVAGRLHMAIECHSCFQWLMPTIDQFRDAWPEVELDLASGFAFAPLPALARGDLDLVVTSDPVDLPGITYVPLFTYEAMLAVANQHALASKPFVVPEDLASETLITYPVERDRLDIFTRFLEPADIEPAQVRTSELTVMMMQLVASGRGVCGMPHWALHEYSSRGYVKAKRLGEKGLFATLYAAIRADMLDAPYMRDFLLTAKDTSFSTLDGVSAVR, encoded by the coding sequence GTGCTTGAGATACGCCACCTGAAAACCCTGCATGCGCTACGCGAGGCCGACAGCCTGGTCGATGCCGCTGACCGGCTGCACCTGACGCAGTCAGCCCTGTCCCACCAGTTCAAGGAATTGGAAGAGCGCATGGGCATGCCGCTGTTCGTGCGCAAGACCAAGCCGGTGCGGTTCACCAGCGCGGGCCTGCGACTGCTCCAATTGGCTGATTCGGTGCTGCCGCAGCTGCGCAACGCCGAGCGCGACATTTCGCGGTTGGCCGGTGGCGTGGCGGGCCGCTTGCACATGGCCATTGAATGCCACAGCTGCTTTCAGTGGCTGATGCCGACCATCGACCAGTTTCGCGATGCATGGCCGGAGGTCGAACTGGACCTGGCCTCGGGTTTCGCCTTCGCCCCGTTGCCAGCGTTGGCCCGTGGCGATCTGGACTTGGTGGTGACGTCCGATCCGGTGGACCTGCCAGGCATTACCTACGTGCCGCTGTTCACCTACGAAGCCATGCTGGCGGTGGCCAATCAACATGCGTTGGCGAGCAAGCCGTTCGTGGTGCCGGAAGACCTGGCGAGCGAAACCCTGATCACCTACCCGGTGGAACGGGATCGTCTGGATATCTTCACGCGTTTTCTGGAACCGGCCGACATCGAACCGGCGCAAGTGCGCACGTCAGAGCTGACCGTTATGATGATGCAGCTTGTCGCCAGCGGCCGAGGCGTGTGTGGGATGCCGCACTGGGCGCTGCATGAATACAGCTCGCGGGGCTATGTGAAAGCCAAGCGGCTGGGTGAGAAAGGGCTGTTCGCGACGCTGTACGCGGCGATTCGCGCCGATATGCTCGACGCACCGTACATGCGTGACTTCCTGCTGACCGCAAAAGACACGTCGTTCTCGACGCTGGATGGGGTGAGCGCGGTGAGGTGA
- a CDS encoding NUDIX domain-containing protein, with translation MKVIRIAAALLIGADGRTLLVRKRGTQAFMQPGGKIDAGETAAVALARELNEELGLLVEPEQAQFLGEFSAVAANEPGFEVNCQLYRLDVDQAVVPAAEIEEIVWVDAERVDHLHLAPLTRDSILPLYRALQIA, from the coding sequence GTGAAGGTCATCCGCATTGCAGCGGCGTTGCTGATTGGCGCGGACGGGCGAACGCTGCTGGTGCGCAAACGCGGGACCCAGGCGTTCATGCAGCCGGGTGGCAAGATCGACGCGGGTGAAACCGCTGCCGTGGCGTTGGCGCGAGAACTGAACGAAGAGCTGGGCCTGTTGGTTGAGCCAGAGCAGGCGCAGTTTCTGGGAGAGTTTTCGGCGGTGGCCGCGAATGAGCCGGGCTTTGAAGTGAACTGCCAGTTGTATCGGTTGGACGTTGACCAAGCGGTCGTGCCTGCGGCGGAGATCGAGGAAATCGTCTGGGTCGATGCAGAGCGTGTTGATCACCTGCACCTCGCGCCGCTGACCCGGGATTCGATTTTGCCGTTGTACCGGGCGCTTCAAATCGCCTGA
- the ddlA gene encoding D-alanine--D-alanine ligase, whose translation MKKSVAIVFGGQSSEHEVSLQSARNVINAIDRNNYYITLIGIDKQGHWLRFDERDYLQNANDPAHIKLSESGRLLSLRPGTKGPQFVEVETGLDVPRIDVVFPLIHGSTGEDGALQGLLRLLDIPCVGPDVLGSAVCMDKDVTKRLLRDAGIAVAPFAVLHRGESVDFVSVSAQLGLPLFVKPASQGSSVGVSKVTDQASYDAALKLAFDYDNKVLIEQGIVGREVECAVLGNHEPQVSVCGEVVANDEFYAYDTKYLNDGQARTAIPADLPSDLSDEVREVALQAYRVLGCAGLSRVDFFVTEAREIIINEVNTLPGFTSISMYPKLWQASGLGYPELIDRLIVLALERADEARALKTEVVL comes from the coding sequence TTGAAAAAGTCAGTCGCCATCGTTTTCGGTGGGCAATCCTCCGAACATGAAGTGTCGTTGCAATCGGCGCGCAACGTGATCAATGCGATTGATCGCAACAACTACTACATCACCCTGATCGGCATTGACAAACAAGGCCACTGGCTGCGTTTCGACGAGCGCGACTACCTGCAGAATGCCAACGACCCTGCGCACATCAAGCTCAGCGAGTCGGGGCGTCTGCTGTCCCTGAGACCCGGCACCAAAGGCCCGCAATTCGTTGAAGTGGAAACCGGCCTGGACGTGCCGCGCATTGACGTGGTGTTCCCCCTGATCCACGGCAGCACGGGCGAAGACGGCGCGCTGCAAGGCCTGTTGCGACTGCTCGACATCCCGTGCGTCGGCCCTGATGTGCTGGGCTCGGCGGTGTGCATGGACAAGGACGTGACCAAACGTCTGCTGCGTGACGCGGGCATCGCCGTGGCGCCGTTCGCCGTGCTGCACCGGGGCGAGTCGGTGGATTTCGTCAGCGTGTCCGCGCAACTGGGCCTGCCGCTGTTCGTCAAACCGGCGAGCCAGGGTTCGTCGGTGGGCGTGAGCAAAGTGACCGATCAAGCCAGCTACGACGCGGCGTTGAAACTCGCCTTCGACTACGACAACAAAGTGCTGATCGAGCAGGGCATCGTCGGTCGCGAGGTGGAATGCGCCGTGTTGGGCAACCACGAACCGCAAGTCAGCGTGTGTGGTGAAGTGGTCGCCAACGACGAGTTCTACGCCTACGACACCAAATACCTGAACGACGGCCAGGCGCGTACTGCGATTCCTGCCGATCTCCCGTCAGACCTGAGTGATGAAGTCCGAGAGGTCGCGTTGCAGGCCTATCGTGTGCTGGGCTGCGCGGGATTGTCGCGGGTGGATTTTTTCGTCACCGAGGCGCGGGAGATCATCATCAACGAGGTCAACACGCTGCCCGGTTTCACCTCTATCAGCATGTACCCGAAACTCTGGCAGGCCAGCGGACTGGGCTATCCGGAGCTGATTGATCGGTTGATTGTGCTGGCGCTGGAGCGCGCCGACGAGGCCCGCGCCTTGAAAACCGAGGTGGTGCTGTGA
- a CDS encoding rRNA pseudouridine synthase, translating to MTDPIRLSKRLIELVGCSRREAELFIEGGWVTVDGVVVDEPQFKVEGQTVVLSPDAKAVTPEAVTILFNVPAGMSPEQALPLITSDSLSAEHSFGKRPLKGHFLRLEAISTLQANASGLMVFSQDWKILRKLTDDRSKIEQEYVVEIDGEMVAHGLNRLNHGLMYKGKELPKVKASWQNETRLRFAMKNPQPGVIAQLCEAVGLKVVSIRRIRVGGVSIGKVPEGQWRYMTEKEKF from the coding sequence ATGACTGACCCCATTCGCCTTTCCAAACGCCTTATCGAGCTGGTCGGCTGCTCAAGACGCGAGGCCGAGCTGTTCATCGAAGGCGGCTGGGTGACAGTGGACGGCGTCGTCGTCGACGAGCCGCAATTCAAGGTCGAAGGCCAGACCGTGGTCCTCAGCCCGGACGCCAAGGCGGTCACCCCGGAAGCGGTGACGATTCTGTTCAACGTACCCGCAGGCATGAGCCCCGAGCAGGCATTGCCGCTGATCACGTCTGACTCACTGTCGGCCGAGCACAGTTTTGGCAAGCGCCCACTCAAGGGTCACTTCCTGCGCCTGGAAGCGATTTCCACCCTGCAAGCCAACGCCAGCGGCCTGATGGTGTTCAGCCAGGACTGGAAAATCCTGCGCAAGCTCACCGACGACCGCAGCAAGATCGAGCAGGAATACGTGGTCGAAATCGACGGCGAGATGGTCGCTCACGGCCTCAACCGCCTGAACCACGGCCTGATGTACAAAGGCAAAGAGCTGCCGAAAGTCAAAGCCAGCTGGCAGAACGAAACCCGCCTGCGCTTCGCCATGAAAAACCCGCAACCCGGCGTCATCGCCCAGTTGTGCGAGGCCGTAGGCCTAAAGGTCGTGTCCATTCGCCGGATTCGCGTCGGCGGCGTGTCCATCGGCAAGGTGCCCGAAGGTCAATGGCGCTACATGACCGAAAAAGAAAAGTTCTAA
- a CDS encoding DUF1456 family protein, with protein sequence MMNNDVLRSIRYMLDISDAKVVDIAKLGGIEVTKAQVIAFTKKDEEEGFEPCSDEIMAHFLDGLVFFKRGKDESRPPLPVELPMTNNIVLKKLRVAFELKEEDMHAILKASDFPVSKPELSALFRKAGHNNYRVCGDQLLRNFLRGLTLRVRG encoded by the coding sequence ATGATGAACAACGACGTACTGCGTAGCATCCGCTACATGCTCGATATCAGCGACGCCAAGGTGGTGGACATCGCCAAGTTGGGCGGCATTGAGGTGACCAAGGCGCAGGTCATCGCCTTCACCAAGAAAGACGAAGAAGAAGGTTTCGAGCCGTGCAGCGATGAAATCATGGCGCACTTCCTCGACGGGCTGGTCTTCTTCAAGCGCGGCAAGGACGAGAGCCGTCCGCCGCTGCCGGTCGAGCTGCCGATGACCAACAACATCGTGCTGAAAAAGCTGCGCGTCGCCTTCGAACTCAAGGAAGAAGACATGCACGCGATCCTGAAGGCGTCGGACTTCCCGGTGTCCAAGCCGGAGCTGAGCGCGCTGTTCCGCAAGGCCGGTCACAACAACTACCGCGTGTGTGGCGACCAGTTGCTGCGCAACTTCCTGCGTGGCCTGACACTGCGCGTTCGTGGCTGA
- the tsaA gene encoding tRNA (N6-threonylcarbamoyladenosine(37)-N6)-methyltransferase TrmO yields the protein MSQAYSVSPIGFVRSCFKEKFAIPRQPQLAPAARGVLELVPPFDQGDAVQGLEQVSHVWLLFLFHEALEDKPRLKVRPPRLGGNQSMGVFATRATHRPNGIGQSVVKLEKVEAGRLWLSGIDLLDGTPVLDVKPYVPYADVIINARNTMAAAAPELIPVSWDDDALRQAREHGLRLAEPLIELIEQCLAQDPRPAYQQPAPERRYGAQFWDLDVRWHYPQPGQIRVLEVVPSGA from the coding sequence ATGAGCCAGGCTTACAGCGTATCCCCCATCGGCTTCGTCCGTTCCTGCTTCAAGGAAAAGTTTGCCATCCCCCGCCAGCCGCAGCTTGCCCCTGCCGCTCGTGGGGTGCTGGAACTGGTGCCTCCGTTCGATCAGGGCGACGCCGTGCAGGGGTTGGAGCAGGTCAGTCATGTCTGGCTGCTGTTTCTGTTTCACGAAGCGCTTGAAGACAAGCCTCGCTTGAAGGTCCGCCCTCCTCGCCTGGGCGGCAATCAGTCGATGGGCGTGTTCGCCACCCGGGCGACCCACCGCCCCAACGGGATTGGCCAATCGGTGGTCAAGCTGGAGAAGGTCGAAGCCGGTCGCCTGTGGTTGTCGGGCATCGACCTGCTGGACGGCACGCCGGTGCTGGACGTTAAACCTTACGTGCCTTACGCCGACGTTATCATCAATGCCCGCAACACCATGGCCGCTGCGGCACCCGAGTTGATCCCGGTATCGTGGGACGACGACGCCTTGCGTCAGGCCCGCGAACATGGGCTGCGTCTGGCCGAACCGTTGATCGAGCTGATTGAGCAATGCCTGGCGCAAGACCCGCGCCCGGCCTATCAGCAACCCGCACCGGAACGACGTTACGGCGCGCAGTTCTGGGATCTGGACGTACGCTGGCACTACCCGCAGCCGGGACAGATCCGGGTGTTGGAAGTCGTTCCTTCAGGCGCCTGA
- the fpr gene encoding ferredoxin-NADP reductase encodes MSNMNHERVLSVHHWNDTLFSFKCTRDPGLRFENGQFVMIGLQQPNGRPLMRAYSIASPNWEEHLEFFSIKVPDGPLTSQLQHLKEGDEIIISKKPTGTLVLDDLKPGKHLYLLSTGTGLAPFMSVIQDPETYERFEKVILCHGVRYVNEVAYREFITEHLPQNEFFGESLRDKLIYYPTVTREPFENEGRLTDLMRSGKLFSDIGLPPINPQDDRAMLCGSPSMLDETSEVLNSFGLTVSPRMREPGDYLIERAFVEK; translated from the coding sequence ATGAGCAACATGAATCACGAGCGTGTCCTCAGCGTTCATCACTGGAACGACACCCTCTTCAGTTTCAAGTGCACCCGTGATCCTGGTCTGCGCTTCGAGAACGGTCAGTTCGTCATGATCGGTCTGCAGCAGCCAAACGGGCGCCCGCTCATGCGTGCCTACTCCATCGCCAGCCCGAACTGGGAAGAGCATCTGGAGTTCTTCAGCATCAAGGTGCCGGACGGCCCGCTGACCTCGCAGCTGCAACACCTGAAAGAAGGCGACGAGATCATCATCAGCAAAAAGCCTACGGGCACACTGGTGCTGGACGACCTCAAGCCTGGCAAACACCTGTACTTGCTGAGCACCGGCACCGGTCTGGCGCCGTTCATGAGTGTCATTCAAGACCCTGAAACCTACGAGCGTTTCGAGAAGGTCATCCTGTGCCACGGCGTGCGTTACGTGAACGAAGTCGCTTACCGCGAGTTCATCACCGAGCACCTGCCGCAAAACGAATTCTTCGGCGAATCGCTGCGCGACAAGCTGATCTACTACCCGACCGTGACCCGCGAGCCGTTCGAAAACGAAGGCCGTCTGACCGACCTGATGCGCAGCGGCAAGTTGTTCAGCGACATCGGTCTGCCACCGATCAACCCGCAGGACGACCGCGCCATGCTGTGCGGCAGCCCGAGCATGCTCGACGAGACCAGTGAAGTGCTGAACAGCTTCGGCCTGACCGTTTCGCCACGCATGCGCGAGCCAGGCGATTACCTGATCGAGCGCGCATTCGTCGAGAAGTAA
- a CDS encoding LysR family transcriptional regulator, translating into MRFTLRQLQVFVAVAQQESVSRAAVLLSLSQSAASTSITELERQSSCQLFDRAGKRLSLNATGRQLLPQAVALLDQAKEIEDLLNGKSGFGSLAVGATLTIGNYLATLLIGSFMQRHPESQVKLHVQNTANIVQQVAHYEIDLGLIEGDCSHPDIEVQTWVEDELVVFCAPQHPLAKRGHATLAELTHEAWILREQGSGTRLTFDQSMRHHLNSLNVRLELEHTEAIKRAVESGLGIGCISRLALRDAFRRGSLVAVETPELDLVRQFYFIWHKQKYQTNAIREFLDLCRAFTAGVRRSDEIVLPSIA; encoded by the coding sequence ATGCGATTCACTCTCCGTCAACTGCAAGTGTTCGTCGCCGTGGCCCAGCAGGAAAGCGTTTCCCGCGCGGCCGTGCTGTTGTCGCTATCGCAATCGGCGGCCAGCACCTCAATTACCGAACTTGAGCGGCAATCCAGCTGCCAGCTGTTCGACCGCGCCGGTAAGCGCCTGAGCCTGAACGCCACCGGGCGACAACTGCTGCCCCAGGCGGTGGCCCTGCTCGATCAGGCCAAGGAAATCGAAGACCTGCTCAACGGCAAGTCAGGCTTCGGCTCGCTGGCGGTCGGCGCCACCCTCACCATCGGCAACTACTTGGCGACCCTGCTGATCGGCAGCTTCATGCAGCGTCACCCCGAAAGCCAAGTGAAACTGCACGTGCAGAACACCGCCAACATCGTGCAGCAGGTGGCGCATTACGAAATTGACCTGGGCCTAATCGAAGGCGATTGCAGCCACCCCGACATCGAGGTCCAGACGTGGGTCGAAGATGAGCTGGTGGTGTTTTGCGCGCCACAGCACCCGCTGGCCAAACGCGGCCACGCGACACTGGCGGAATTGACCCATGAAGCGTGGATTCTGCGGGAACAAGGTTCAGGCACGCGCCTGACCTTCGATCAATCGATGCGCCATCACCTCAACAGCCTCAACGTGCGCCTGGAGCTTGAACACACCGAAGCCATCAAACGGGCCGTGGAGTCAGGTCTGGGGATTGGCTGTATTTCCCGACTGGCGCTGCGTGACGCGTTTCGCCGGGGCAGTCTGGTGGCGGTGGAAACCCCTGAGCTGGACCTGGTTCGCCAGTTTTACTTCATCTGGCACAAGCAGAAGTATCAGACCAACGCGATTCGGGAGTTTCTGGACCTGTGCCGTGCATTCACGGCCGGGGTGCGGCGCAGCGACGAGATCGTGCTCCCGAGCATCGCCTGA
- a CDS encoding diacylglycerol kinase produces the protein MTSPFKGQTGLKRILNASGYSLDGLTAAFKGEAAFRQLVLLNVILIPLSFVFHVSRGERAILIAVCLLALIVELLNSAIEAAIDRISLDRHPLSKNAKDMGSAAQFVALSMIAVVWGLILLG, from the coding sequence ATGACGTCCCCATTCAAGGGCCAGACTGGCCTCAAACGTATCCTCAATGCTTCCGGCTATTCCCTCGACGGCCTGACCGCCGCCTTCAAAGGCGAAGCGGCGTTCCGTCAGTTGGTATTGCTCAACGTCATCCTGATTCCGCTGTCGTTCGTGTTTCATGTCAGCCGGGGAGAGCGTGCGATTCTGATCGCCGTGTGCCTGCTGGCACTGATCGTCGAACTGCTGAACTCGGCCATCGAAGCCGCCATCGACCGCATCTCGCTGGACCGCCACCCGCTGTCCAAGAACGCCAAGGACATGGGCAGTGCGGCGCAGTTCGTGGCGTTGAGCATGATTGCCGTGGTGTGGGGGCTTATTTTGCTGGGGTGA
- the erdR gene encoding response regulator transcription factor ErdR → MTYEILIADDHPLFRSALHQALTLGLGPDARLVEAESIADLEARLTEKADWDLVLLDLNMPGAYGFSGLVLLRGQYPQVPVVMVSAQEEAAVVVKSREFGASGFIPKSSSLETIQQAVRTVLDGDVWWPAQVNESVSVSAEAKAASEGLASLTPQQFRVLTMVCEGLLNKQIAYELSVSEATIKAHVTAIFRKLNVRTRTQAALLLQQLESISPN, encoded by the coding sequence ATGACCTACGAAATCCTGATCGCCGATGACCACCCTTTGTTTCGCAGTGCCTTGCACCAAGCCCTCACCCTGGGCCTCGGCCCGGACGCTCGACTGGTCGAAGCCGAAAGCATCGCCGATCTGGAAGCGCGCTTGACTGAAAAGGCCGATTGGGACCTCGTTCTTCTGGACCTCAATATGCCGGGCGCCTATGGCTTTTCAGGGCTGGTATTGCTGCGCGGTCAATACCCGCAGGTGCCGGTGGTGATGGTCTCGGCTCAGGAAGAGGCGGCCGTGGTGGTCAAGTCCCGCGAGTTCGGCGCCAGCGGTTTCATTCCCAAGTCCAGCTCGCTCGAAACCATTCAACAGGCGGTACGGACCGTGCTGGATGGCGATGTCTGGTGGCCCGCGCAGGTCAACGAGAGCGTCAGTGTTTCGGCGGAAGCCAAAGCCGCCAGCGAAGGCCTTGCCAGCCTGACACCTCAGCAATTCCGGGTGCTGACCATGGTCTGCGAGGGGTTGTTGAACAAGCAGATTGCCTATGAGTTGAGCGTGTCAGAAGCGACGATCAAAGCCCACGTGACTGCCATCTTCCGTAAGTTGAACGTACGCACCCGCACCCAGGCGGCGCTGCTGTTGCAACAACTGGAATCGATTTCGCCGAATTGA
- a CDS encoding DMT family transporter, with translation MQNHALRADLLMLLTAMIWGSGFVAQTAGMDHIGPYLFSGLRFALGSLCLLPLIVRRPATGPQPEPLLTRGLLQGGIVMGLALALGINLQQVGLLFTSVTNSGFITGLYVIVVPILGLFLGHKTGIGTWLGCLLAVLGMFLLSVGENFHVASGDWLQLIGAFVWGGHVILVGVFASRHDPVRLAFLQFVTCSVVSLILALVFEPIALDAIVAAAPAVLYGGVVAVGIGYTLQVVAQKHAIASHAAIILSLEAVFAAIAGAWILGEALQVRGYVGCGLMLAGMLLAQLWPRKAHS, from the coding sequence ATGCAAAACCACGCCCTGCGAGCGGATCTGCTCATGCTCCTGACCGCGATGATCTGGGGCAGCGGCTTCGTCGCTCAGACCGCTGGCATGGATCACATCGGTCCCTATCTCTTTTCAGGGCTGCGCTTTGCCCTCGGCTCACTCTGCCTGCTGCCACTTATAGTGCGCCGCCCCGCAACAGGGCCTCAGCCGGAACCCCTGCTGACCCGAGGCTTGCTGCAAGGCGGCATCGTGATGGGCCTCGCACTGGCGCTGGGCATCAACCTGCAACAGGTCGGCCTGCTGTTCACCAGCGTCACCAATTCAGGCTTCATCACCGGGCTGTATGTGATTGTAGTGCCCATTCTGGGCCTGTTCCTCGGGCATAAGACCGGCATCGGTACGTGGCTGGGCTGTCTGCTCGCCGTGCTGGGGATGTTTCTGCTGAGCGTGGGCGAGAACTTTCACGTCGCGTCCGGCGACTGGCTGCAACTGATTGGCGCCTTCGTCTGGGGCGGGCATGTGATTCTGGTTGGGGTGTTCGCCAGTCGTCACGACCCGGTGCGTCTGGCGTTTTTGCAGTTCGTCACCTGCTCGGTGGTGAGCCTGATCCTCGCGCTGGTTTTCGAACCCATCGCGCTCGACGCCATCGTCGCGGCAGCGCCTGCTGTTCTGTACGGCGGCGTGGTCGCGGTGGGGATCGGCTACACCTTGCAAGTCGTCGCGCAAAAACATGCGATTGCCTCTCACGCCGCAATCATCCTGTCGCTGGAAGCGGTATTTGCGGCCATTGCCGGGGCCTGGATTCTGGGCGAAGCCTTGCAGGTACGCGGCTATGTGGGGTGTGGATTAATGCTGGCGGGGATGTTGCTGGCGCAGCTGTGGCCGAGGAAAGCGCACAGCTGA
- a CDS encoding tRNA-uridine aminocarboxypropyltransferase produces the protein MTHAVARLRAERLARSTKPFIARGSRAPRCAGCRVIESYCLCGWKPTVEAKSAVCLLMYDTEPLKPTNTGWLIADVIEDTEAFSWSRTDIDEKLPALLNDPQWQPYIVFPGEFVAAERVVTEVKVENGKRPLFILLDATWPEARKMFRKSPYLDQLPVLSLAPEHMSRYRLRRSKRDDHFCTAEVAALCLELADDQQAASVLDAYLDVFSAHYLGAKFQLPIDPDDAPHRYLKAFIE, from the coding sequence ATGACCCACGCCGTTGCGCGTCTGCGCGCCGAACGCCTCGCCCGCAGCACCAAGCCTTTCATCGCTCGAGGTTCTCGCGCGCCGCGATGTGCCGGGTGTCGGGTGATCGAGAGTTACTGCCTGTGTGGATGGAAACCAACGGTCGAGGCCAAGTCAGCGGTTTGTCTGTTGATGTACGACACTGAACCGCTGAAGCCCACCAACACCGGCTGGCTGATCGCTGATGTGATCGAGGACACGGAGGCCTTTAGTTGGTCCAGGACCGATATCGACGAGAAGCTGCCCGCGCTGCTGAACGACCCGCAATGGCAGCCGTACATCGTGTTCCCCGGCGAGTTCGTCGCGGCTGAGCGGGTGGTCACCGAGGTGAAGGTGGAAAACGGCAAGCGCCCGCTGTTCATTCTGCTCGACGCCACGTGGCCGGAAGCGCGCAAAATGTTTCGCAAAAGTCCGTACCTGGATCAACTGCCGGTGTTGAGTCTGGCGCCGGAACACATGTCGCGTTACCGCCTGCGCCGCTCGAAACGCGATGATCACTTCTGCACGGCTGAGGTCGCGGCGCTGTGTCTGGAACTGGCGGACGACCAGCAGGCGGCAAGTGTGCTGGACGCCTATCTGGATGTGTTCAGCGCCCATTATCTGGGCGCGAAGTTTCAACTGCCGATCGATCCGGACGATGCCCCGCACCGCTATTTGAAGGCGTTTATAGAGTGA
- a CDS encoding PA3611 family quorum-sensing-regulated virulence factor yields the protein MLRLIAPTLTLLLVAPLFANAASKQDYELNKELEQVAAKSNVGKPNAISEDILDEGYTVDGRVLIDHLSVQAGQAAQMRENPELMGRQLGTSVCRNPGYRQLMAKGAILRYEFKEYKTNRLITTQQITAADCAAKAPAKKK from the coding sequence ATGCTTCGCCTTATCGCCCCCACCCTCACGCTTTTGCTCGTCGCTCCGCTGTTCGCCAACGCGGCGTCCAAACAGGATTACGAACTGAACAAAGAGCTGGAACAAGTCGCGGCGAAAAGCAACGTCGGCAAGCCCAACGCCATCAGCGAAGACATTCTCGACGAAGGGTACACCGTTGATGGCCGCGTGCTGATCGACCACCTCAGCGTGCAAGCCGGCCAGGCTGCGCAGATGCGTGAAAACCCGGAGCTGATGGGTCGCCAACTGGGCACCAGCGTCTGCCGCAACCCTGGCTACCGTCAGTTGATGGCCAAAGGCGCGATCCTGCGTTACGAGTTCAAGGAATATAAAACCAACCGCCTGATCACGACCCAGCAGATCACCGCAGCCGACTGCGCCGCCAAGGCGCCCGCCAAGAAGAAATAA
- a CDS encoding LOG family protein — translation MPYVPNDVLSRHFQDNGIDLAKIEEQLSLVAPNSPNLPLYRDMMLTVLRMAQDDRNRWNAKITLQALRELDNAFRVLEQFRGRRKVTVFGSARTPVEHPVYGLARELGKQLAASDLMVITGAGGGIMAAAHEGAGLDYSLGFNITLPFEQHANATVDGTGNLLPFHFFFTRKLFFVKEADALVLCPGGFGTLDEALEVLTLIQTGKSPLVPIVLLDAPGGTFWEGALSFIRNELEANGYILPTDMNLLKLVYSAEEAVAEINQFYSNFHSSRWLKNTFIIRMHHALNENALDHLQNAFADLRLSEDFQQYAHQDEHDDEQFSHLSRLAFKFNGRNHGRLRALVDFINLSENWAKPAQAQAARGREPLKAT, via the coding sequence ATGCCTTACGTACCCAATGACGTGTTGTCCCGCCACTTCCAGGACAACGGGATCGACCTGGCGAAGATCGAAGAACAACTCAGCCTGGTCGCCCCCAACAGCCCGAACCTACCGCTCTACCGCGACATGATGCTGACCGTACTGCGCATGGCTCAGGACGATCGCAATCGCTGGAACGCCAAAATCACCCTGCAAGCACTGCGTGAACTGGATAACGCCTTTCGTGTGCTTGAGCAATTCCGCGGCCGCCGCAAGGTCACGGTCTTCGGCTCGGCACGAACCCCGGTCGAACACCCCGTCTACGGCTTGGCTCGCGAACTGGGCAAGCAGCTCGCAGCCTCCGACCTGATGGTCATCACTGGGGCCGGTGGCGGGATCATGGCTGCCGCCCACGAAGGCGCGGGGCTGGATTACAGCCTGGGCTTCAACATTACCCTGCCCTTCGAACAGCACGCCAACGCCACAGTCGATGGCACGGGCAACCTGCTGCCTTTCCATTTTTTCTTCACACGTAAGCTGTTCTTCGTCAAGGAAGCCGACGCGCTAGTCCTCTGTCCCGGTGGTTTCGGTACGCTGGACGAAGCGTTGGAAGTGCTGACCCTGATCCAGACCGGGAAAAGCCCGCTGGTGCCGATCGTCCTGCTGGACGCCCCGGGGGGCACCTTCTGGGAAGGCGCTCTGAGTTTCATCCGCAACGAACTCGAAGCCAACGGCTACATCCTGCCCACCGACATGAACCTGCTCAAGCTCGTGTACAGTGCAGAGGAAGCGGTGGCTGAAATCAACCAGTTCTACAGCAACTTCCATTCAAGCCGCTGGCTGAAGAACACCTTCATCATCCGCATGCATCACGCGCTGAATGAAAACGCTCTCGATCATCTGCAGAACGCTTTTGCTGACCTGCGACTGAGCGAAGACTTCCAGCAATACGCGCATCAGGACGAACACGACGACGAGCAGTTCAGCCACCTCTCGCGGCTCGCATTCAAATTCAATGGCCGGAACCATGGACGCCTGCGGGCACTGGTGGACTTCATCAACCTGAGCGAGAACTGGGCGAAGCCGGCACAGGCTCAGGCAGCACGTGGGCGGGAGCCGTTGAAAGCGACGTGA